In Cloacibacterium caeni, a single window of DNA contains:
- a CDS encoding HopJ type III effector protein: MIVEQLKNTPEELVFSNVIAYIDEHYEFTPTKFTNGNTVNEANQNNGSCKVFSFAKINQLSKEETLLLFSEFYREDVLKNPEGTDHQNIRNFMKFGWEGIVFEGEALKKK; the protein is encoded by the coding sequence ATGATAGTAGAACAATTAAAAAATACACCAGAAGAATTGGTTTTCAGCAACGTAATTGCTTATATAGATGAGCATTACGAATTCACACCCACTAAATTCACTAACGGGAATACGGTAAACGAAGCCAATCAAAACAATGGTTCTTGCAAGGTTTTCAGTTTTGCCAAAATCAACCAACTTTCTAAAGAAGAGACGCTTTTATTATTTAGCGAGTTTTACAGAGAAGACGTTTTGAAAAATCCAGAAGGAACAGACCACCAAAATATTAGAAATTTCATGAAATTTGGCTGGGAAGGAATTGTTTTCGAAGGAGAAGCTTTGAAGAAAAAATAA
- a CDS encoding c-type cytochrome: MKKIWIFLTLFFAFATYSSWIYTGATDYGTVMTTQQQLGKKIYQEYNCQSCHQIFGLGGYLGPELTTAISDKTRGEAYVKAFIENGGGTRMPNFHFSKEQTEALVDYLKYVDANAFSYKNTTPNETEK; encoded by the coding sequence ATGAAAAAGATATGGATTTTTTTAACGCTCTTTTTTGCGTTTGCCACTTATTCTTCTTGGATTTATACAGGCGCAACAGACTACGGAACCGTAATGACTACCCAACAACAATTGGGTAAAAAAATATATCAAGAGTACAATTGTCAATCTTGCCATCAGATTTTTGGTTTAGGAGGTTATTTAGGTCCAGAACTTACTACTGCTATTTCAGATAAAACTCGTGGAGAAGCCTACGTAAAAGCTTTTATAGAAAATGGAGGCGGAACCAGAATGCCTAATTTTCATTTCAGTAAAGAACAAACAGAAGCATTGGTAGATTATTTAAAATATGTAGACGCAAATGCTTTTTCTTATAAAAACACTACACCAAATGAAACTGAAAAATAA
- a CDS encoding gamma carbonic anhydrase family protein — translation MALVRELLGKTPKIGENTFLAETAVIIGDVEMGKDCSIWYNAVIRGDVHYIKLGNKVNVQDNVMLHCTYEKFPLVIGNNVSIGHNACVHGCTIHDNVLIGMSSVVMDNCVIESNSIVAAGSVVTQGTHIRAGELWGGVPAKKIKDVSQELISGEIDRIANNYVKYSSWYKEEK, via the coding sequence ATGGCTTTAGTAAGAGAACTTTTAGGAAAAACTCCCAAAATCGGGGAAAATACTTTTTTAGCAGAAACTGCAGTCATCATAGGTGATGTAGAAATGGGAAAAGATTGCAGTATTTGGTATAATGCGGTAATCAGAGGAGATGTACACTATATAAAATTAGGTAACAAAGTCAATGTGCAAGATAATGTGATGCTGCATTGTACGTATGAAAAATTTCCTTTAGTGATTGGCAATAATGTTTCTATTGGGCATAACGCTTGTGTTCATGGTTGTACGATTCATGATAATGTATTGATTGGGATGAGCTCTGTTGTAATGGATAATTGTGTGATAGAAAGCAATTCTATTGTAGCTGCTGGTTCTGTAGTTACACAAGGAACTCACATTAGAGCAGGTGAATTATGGGGAGGTGTTCCAGCAAAAAAAATAAAAGACGTTTCGCAAGAACTTATTTCTGGTGAAATAGATAGAATCGCAAATAATTACGTGAAATATTCTTCTTGGTATAAAGAGGAGAAATAG
- the hemH gene encoding ferrochelatase: MNTNNQLPTTNNIKKGILLVNLGSPKSTKVEDVKEYLDEFLMDERVIDYPWFFRALLVKGIILNTRPKKSAAAYKTVWTDEGSPLIVITKQIQQKLQKLVDIPVEIGMRYAEPSIETGIRKLVEKGVEEIALFPLYPQYAMSTTETVVEKAKEVQAKLFPNIKINYVKPFYNRDLYINCLAESIKEKLPENFDLLQFSYHGVPERHIYKTDPTKTCKIGDCCFKEDHPSHQYCYRHQCLKTTELVRQKLGLEDSQVKSTFQSRLGKDKWIEPYTDETLENLPKNGVKNLAIVCPAFVSDCLETLEEISVEGKEEFLHAGGENFHYVPCLNDEDRWIEVVKQLCEEEL; this comes from the coding sequence TTGAATACCAACAACCAACTACCAACAACCAACAACATAAAAAAAGGAATACTCCTCGTAAATCTTGGTTCGCCGAAATCTACAAAAGTAGAAGACGTAAAAGAATATCTAGATGAATTCTTGATGGACGAACGCGTGATAGACTATCCATGGTTCTTTAGAGCGCTTTTAGTAAAAGGAATTATCCTCAATACTCGTCCTAAAAAGTCTGCGGCAGCTTACAAAACCGTTTGGACTGATGAAGGTTCGCCATTGATTGTCATCACAAAACAGATTCAACAAAAATTGCAGAAATTAGTGGATATTCCTGTAGAAATCGGGATGAGATACGCTGAACCAAGCATAGAAACCGGAATCAGAAAATTGGTGGAAAAAGGCGTAGAAGAAATAGCTCTTTTCCCTCTTTATCCGCAATATGCGATGAGTACTACAGAAACCGTAGTAGAAAAAGCGAAAGAAGTTCAAGCGAAACTCTTCCCAAACATCAAAATCAATTATGTAAAACCTTTCTACAATAGAGACCTTTACATCAATTGTTTGGCTGAAAGCATTAAAGAAAAATTGCCAGAAAATTTTGATTTGCTTCAGTTTTCGTATCACGGAGTTCCAGAAAGACATATTTACAAAACAGACCCTACCAAAACTTGCAAAATAGGCGATTGTTGCTTCAAAGAAGATCATCCTTCACATCAATATTGTTATAGACACCAATGTCTGAAAACCACCGAATTGGTAAGACAAAAATTAGGTTTGGAAGACAGCCAAGTGAAATCTACTTTCCAATCTAGATTAGGAAAAGACAAATGGATAGAGCCTTACACCGATGAAACGTTAGAAAATCTACCTAAAAATGGCGTAAAAAACCTAGCGATTGTTTGTCCAGCTTTTGTAAGCGATTGTTTAGAGACCTTAGAAGAGATTTCTGTAGAAGGAAAAGAAGAATTTTTACACGCAGGTGGAGAAAACTTCCATTACGTTCCTTGTCTGAACGACGAAGACAGATGGATAGAAGTCGTAAAACAACTTTGCGAAGAAGAATTATAA
- a CDS encoding DUF5103 domain-containing protein, with the protein MKFLKFTFLLLSVLVFGQKIKSVQLFNPQTNDETPVIKFGEQLVLNFDDLENKSTVYRYTFKHFDRNWKDDGLFFTEYAKGPVNSYIQDFRYSFNTVQKYTHYTLKFPNEKTQLKISGNYEIIVFDESVNKPLFKKRFCVVENGANLGINVTRFADSKAPTLNQRIEVSATSNQASLFSNLNSISLNVIQNNNFGLGIYNQKPNAAMGNKLLFQQMNLVFPGNNEFYYFDNKNMNQPFDMVAATNNNDEGNHTYLHSVWAFPLNYQYQPDVNGAFYFRRNDLGIERNADTEADYSWVYFSLDSEKTEKEIYVLGAFNDFIPSEENKMSYDENAKKYIARIYLKQGFYNYILATKDAKGFIDLGEINGNFWQTENLYQAFLYYAPFDRNYDGLIGYGETRKR; encoded by the coding sequence ATGAAATTTCTAAAATTTACTTTTTTATTGCTTTCTGTTTTGGTTTTTGGTCAAAAAATTAAAAGTGTTCAGCTTTTTAATCCTCAAACCAATGATGAAACACCTGTAATCAAATTTGGGGAGCAATTGGTTTTGAATTTTGATGATTTAGAAAATAAATCTACCGTTTATCGGTATACATTTAAACATTTTGATAGGAATTGGAAAGATGACGGTTTGTTTTTTACAGAATATGCAAAAGGTCCTGTGAATTCTTACATTCAAGATTTTAGATACTCTTTTAATACGGTTCAAAAGTATACGCACTACACTTTAAAATTCCCGAATGAAAAAACTCAACTGAAAATATCTGGAAATTATGAAATCATCGTTTTTGATGAATCGGTGAATAAACCGCTTTTTAAGAAAAGGTTTTGTGTGGTAGAAAATGGTGCGAATTTGGGAATTAATGTAACCAGATTTGCAGATAGCAAAGCGCCAACTCTTAATCAAAGAATAGAAGTTTCTGCGACTTCTAATCAAGCAAGTTTGTTTTCTAACCTCAATTCCATTAGTCTGAATGTGATTCAAAATAATAATTTTGGACTGGGAATTTATAATCAGAAACCTAATGCAGCGATGGGAAATAAATTGCTTTTTCAGCAGATGAATTTGGTTTTTCCGGGAAATAATGAGTTCTATTATTTTGATAATAAAAATATGAATCAACCTTTTGATATGGTAGCTGCAACGAATAATAATGACGAAGGAAATCATACCTATTTGCATTCGGTTTGGGCTTTTCCGCTTAACTATCAATATCAGCCAGATGTAAACGGAGCGTTTTATTTCAGAAGAAATGATTTAGGAATTGAAAGAAATGCAGATACAGAAGCGGATTATTCTTGGGTGTATTTTTCTTTGGATTCAGAAAAAACAGAAAAGGAAATTTATGTTTTAGGCGCTTTTAATGATTTCATTCCTTCAGAAGAAAATAAAATGTCTTATGATGAAAATGCTAAAAAATACATTGCCAGAATTTATTTGAAACAAGGTTTTTACAATTATATTTTGGCTACCAAAGATGCGAAAGGCTTCATTGATTTAGGTGAGATTAATGGTAATTTTTGGCAAACCGAAAATTTATATCAGGCATTTTTATATTACGCTCCTTTTGATAGAAATTATGACGGTTTAATTGGCTACGGCGAAACCAGAAAAAGATAA
- a CDS encoding GNAT family N-acetyltransferase: MQNFTTFSTARLVLSLPTISDLEDIIFHANSTSEIAENTITFPYPYEEKHAHFWLKMAEDGFAKKDAYIFAIREKENLKLIGAIGLHVDFANRKAEIGYWLGKSFWNKGYVSEALQRILQFGFEELHLNKIYASHFPHNPASGKVLQKSGFEFEGILKQEVLKNGQFLDLHRYAIFQDKYLNSEK; encoded by the coding sequence ATGCAAAACTTCACCACGTTTTCCACTGCCAGATTAGTGCTTTCTTTGCCTACGATTTCAGATTTGGAGGACATTATTTTTCATGCCAATTCTACTTCGGAAATTGCAGAAAACACGATTACTTTTCCTTATCCTTATGAAGAAAAGCATGCTCATTTTTGGCTAAAAATGGCTGAAGACGGTTTTGCGAAAAAAGATGCTTACATTTTTGCTATTCGTGAAAAAGAAAATTTAAAACTAATTGGTGCGATTGGTCTTCATGTGGATTTTGCAAATCGAAAAGCAGAAATTGGATATTGGCTCGGGAAATCTTTTTGGAACAAAGGCTATGTTTCTGAAGCATTACAAAGAATTCTACAATTTGGCTTCGAAGAGTTACATCTTAATAAAATTTATGCTTCTCATTTTCCGCACAATCCTGCTTCGGGAAAAGTATTGCAGAAAAGCGGTTTTGAATTTGAAGGAATTTTGAAGCAAGAAGTTCTTAAAAATGGTCAATTTTTAGATTTACACCGATATGCTATTTTTCAAGACAAATATTTAAATTCAGAAAAATAA
- a CDS encoding NifU family protein produces the protein MHTIIIEPTANPNVMKFVADYTLIPGSLELDRTSDISEIPLAQELFNYPFVSKVFISANFVAVAKEDHVEWEHIAESLKNVIEDELLANPRIYRQKPQQRYEIFAEMTPNPAVMKFGGNRLLLDGFVEVKSKEEADEVPLAKVLYDEFKFVKEVFVSENFVAVTKDDSVQWHEVMTVVRNVIAEFLQNGHKITNKEPQKHESPVEKIINREYTDVEQKISDILTEYVSPAVENDGGKISLLEYDAENKTAKMLLQGACSGCPSSTATLKGGIEQVLKNFLPDLVEKVEAVNG, from the coding sequence ATGCATACAATTATTATAGAACCTACTGCAAACCCAAATGTAATGAAGTTTGTAGCTGATTATACCCTGATTCCAGGTTCATTAGAACTGGATAGAACTTCTGATATTTCTGAAATTCCATTGGCTCAAGAACTTTTTAATTATCCTTTTGTTTCTAAGGTTTTTATCTCTGCTAATTTTGTAGCAGTTGCTAAAGAAGACCATGTAGAATGGGAGCATATTGCAGAAAGTCTTAAAAACGTCATCGAAGACGAGCTTCTAGCAAATCCTAGAATTTATAGACAAAAACCTCAACAGAGATATGAAATTTTTGCCGAAATGACTCCGAATCCTGCTGTGATGAAATTCGGTGGGAACAGATTATTATTGGATGGTTTCGTAGAAGTAAAATCTAAAGAAGAAGCGGATGAAGTTCCTTTAGCAAAAGTACTTTATGATGAATTCAAATTTGTAAAAGAAGTTTTTGTCTCAGAAAATTTCGTGGCAGTAACCAAAGATGATTCTGTACAATGGCATGAAGTGATGACTGTAGTGAGAAATGTGATTGCCGAGTTTTTACAAAATGGCCACAAAATCACCAACAAAGAACCTCAGAAACACGAAAGTCCTGTAGAAAAAATTATCAATAGAGAATATACAGATGTTGAGCAAAAAATTTCTGATATTTTAACTGAATATGTTTCACCAGCTGTAGAAAACGATGGTGGGAAAATCTCACTTTTAGAATATGATGCAGAAAATAAAACCGCAAAAATGCTTTTACAAGGTGCTTGCAGCGGTTGCCCAAGTTCTACGGCTACGTTAAAGGGAGGAATTGAGCAAGTGCTGAAAAATTTCTTGCCAGATTTAGTAGAGAAAGTAGAAGCTGTAAACGGATAA
- a CDS encoding helix-turn-helix domain-containing protein, with protein sequence MNNQLFDLVENTSRNIFLTGKAGTGKTTFLNNFVKKTRKKHIVVAPTGIAAINAGGVTIHSMFGFPLRTFIPTLDRINENLAMNIPDLMQHFKYRKDKLKLLREVEVIIVDEVSMLRADVLDMMDFSLRHIRRNQEKFGGVQMLFIGDLYQLPPVVRDENEYIMKQFYASPFFFDAFVLKNTNLLTVELTEVFRQKDEDFLEILNEIRDGNLSREHYEKLHERYIPDFEPKEEAYVYLTSHNRIADDINTKKLNELGGKTYQFKAKIVGDFKESQFPNEEVLELKVGAQVMFIRNDATQEKKYFNGKLAEVLDLSADEIWVRIDGDDEDYKLKKENWEQKKYSLDAEKNIEEEVLGSFEQYPIRLAWAVTIHKSQGLTFDRLIVDAGKSFASGQVYVALSRCRTLEGIVLKSKISSDVIFSDRRVAEFQDATHANDRLEEILHAEKYDYSIRKVLRYLDISWAKESLETWNKASKESKFVDKEKTQNLYFLIKKSVENLTDIYLKFEKFIWPKTRKFIQTQENWEEIETKSSGAVNFFFTKVNEEIFKPFREFYAETKGVKGMKKYNEDTRLFLDDLEDYLNDLKQVHLLEKPLFDEKNDEKISVKIAKVPSHFLSYQLFEQGKTLNEIALSKGVLVSTIFSHMAKIAEQGVLDFEDMKRIYPIEKIETFKKVFDENPQEELKDWLKVLPKDFEFHEIRLLWNFFLKKQN encoded by the coding sequence ATGAATAACCAACTTTTTGACCTCGTAGAAAACACTTCACGAAATATTTTCCTCACAGGAAAAGCAGGAACCGGTAAAACCACTTTTCTGAATAATTTCGTTAAAAAAACTCGTAAAAAACACATTGTAGTGGCGCCTACTGGAATCGCTGCTATCAATGCTGGTGGTGTTACCATTCATTCTATGTTCGGGTTTCCACTCAGAACTTTTATCCCAACTTTAGACCGAATTAATGAAAATCTGGCGATGAATATTCCAGATTTAATGCAGCATTTTAAGTACAGAAAAGATAAACTAAAATTGCTAAGAGAAGTAGAAGTCATCATTGTGGATGAGGTTTCTATGCTAAGAGCTGATGTGTTGGATATGATGGATTTTTCGCTGCGCCATATTCGCAGAAATCAAGAAAAATTCGGAGGTGTTCAGATGCTTTTTATTGGTGATTTGTACCAACTTCCGCCTGTGGTAAGAGACGAAAATGAATACATTATGAAGCAATTTTATGCTTCGCCATTTTTTTTCGATGCTTTTGTTTTAAAAAACACCAATCTTCTCACGGTGGAATTGACCGAAGTTTTCAGACAAAAAGATGAAGATTTTCTAGAAATTTTAAATGAAATCAGAGACGGAAATCTTTCTAGGGAACATTACGAAAAACTTCACGAAAGATACATTCCAGATTTTGAACCAAAAGAAGAAGCCTACGTTTATCTCACTTCTCACAATAGAATTGCAGATGATATTAACACGAAAAAGCTCAATGAATTAGGTGGAAAAACGTATCAGTTTAAAGCTAAAATTGTTGGTGATTTCAAGGAATCTCAATTTCCAAATGAAGAAGTTCTAGAGCTCAAAGTAGGCGCGCAAGTCATGTTCATCAGAAATGACGCTACTCAAGAAAAAAAATATTTCAACGGAAAATTAGCAGAGGTGCTAGACTTGTCTGCTGATGAAATTTGGGTGAGAATAGATGGAGATGATGAAGATTATAAACTGAAAAAAGAAAACTGGGAACAGAAAAAATACTCTCTCGATGCAGAAAAAAACATCGAAGAAGAAGTGTTAGGAAGTTTCGAGCAGTATCCCATTCGTTTAGCTTGGGCGGTAACGATTCATAAATCTCAAGGACTTACTTTTGACCGATTAATTGTAGATGCTGGGAAATCTTTCGCTTCTGGTCAGGTTTACGTGGCACTTTCGCGCTGTAGAACTTTAGAAGGAATTGTTTTGAAATCTAAAATTTCTAGCGATGTGATTTTCAGCGACAGAAGAGTGGCTGAATTTCAAGATGCGACTCATGCAAATGACCGATTAGAAGAAATTTTGCATGCCGAAAAATACGATTACAGCATCAGAAAAGTGCTTCGTTATTTAGATATTTCTTGGGCTAAAGAATCTTTGGAAACTTGGAATAAGGCTTCTAAAGAAAGCAAATTTGTAGACAAAGAAAAAACTCAAAATTTATATTTTCTCATCAAAAAATCGGTCGAAAATCTCACGGATATTTACCTGAAATTTGAAAAATTTATTTGGCCAAAAACCAGAAAATTCATTCAAACGCAAGAAAATTGGGAAGAAATAGAAACCAAATCATCTGGAGCGGTAAATTTCTTTTTTACCAAGGTAAATGAAGAGATTTTTAAACCATTTAGAGAATTTTATGCCGAAACAAAAGGCGTAAAAGGAATGAAAAAATACAATGAAGACACGCGACTTTTTCTGGATGATTTAGAAGATTATTTGAACGATTTAAAGCAGGTTCACTTGTTAGAGAAACCTCTTTTTGACGAAAAAAATGACGAAAAAATTTCGGTGAAAATTGCCAAAGTTCCTTCTCATTTTTTATCTTATCAATTATTTGAACAGGGAAAAACGCTTAACGAAATTGCTTTGTCAAAGGGAGTTCTAGTGTCTACTATTTTTTCACACATGGCAAAAATTGCAGAACAGGGAGTTCTGGATTTTGAAGATATGAAAAGAATTTATCCTATCGAAAAAATAGAAACATTCAAGAAAGTTTTTGATGAAAATCCTCAAGAAGAATTGAAAGATTGGCTAAAAGTTTTACCAAAAGATTTTGAATTTCACGAAATCAGATTGCTTTGGAATTTCTTTTTGAAGAAGCAAAATTAA
- a CDS encoding ABC-F family ATP-binding cassette domain-containing protein, protein MNYVSAENLTKSYGIKTLFKNISFHINEGDKIAIVAKNGTGKSTLLKILLGKEIADSGEVVINKDVQVVLFDQEIEFESQLTVEEFMMTLDSKPIQALKNYHKSLHSTDQKFIEKALAEMEIHKAWDLETEMKQILSQLKITNLEAKMGTLSGGQIKRVALAKLLTETRAEHRHVLLIMDEPTNHLDVEMVEWLENYLSKAMITLLLVTHDRYFLDSVCDTVWEMEDQNLYVHNGSYATYLENKMIREDNLNATIDKANNLYRKELEWMRRQPKARTTKSKSRIDAFYDTEKVAKTNTKKQSLELDFEMKRLGKKILELKNINKSYGDLVLLKDFSYSFQRGEKVGIVGKNGAGKSTLLNIIQGLEPKDSGEIETGETIKFGYFSQKGLQYNEEERVIDFIKNISENFPLANGRTISASQFLRIFLFDDQTQYSPISKLSGGEKRRLHLMYVLYQNPNFLIFDEPTNDLDLPTLTVLENFLQNFAGCLIIVSHDRYFMDRIVDHVLAFEGDGKIKDFVGNFSEYREWKKTEIGSPKSDTSTPLSVTNQQPTTNNQQPKKKLSFKEQRELETIEKEMPELEKKRAEILEKLNNQAHYEKIATLSAELEKVSEKLEEYEMRWLELQEILN, encoded by the coding sequence ATGAACTACGTTTCCGCAGAAAATCTGACCAAATCTTACGGCATCAAAACGCTTTTTAAGAATATTTCTTTCCATATTAATGAAGGAGACAAAATTGCGATTGTCGCCAAAAACGGCACTGGAAAATCTACGCTTTTGAAAATCCTTTTAGGAAAAGAAATTGCAGATTCTGGCGAAGTAGTGATTAATAAAGATGTTCAGGTAGTTTTGTTCGACCAAGAAATTGAGTTTGAATCTCAACTTACTGTGGAAGAATTCATGATGACACTAGATTCTAAGCCTATTCAAGCGCTTAAAAATTATCACAAATCGCTTCATTCTACTGACCAAAAATTCATAGAAAAAGCTTTGGCAGAAATGGAAATTCACAAAGCTTGGGATTTAGAAACCGAAATGAAACAAATTCTTTCGCAGCTAAAAATCACCAATTTAGAGGCGAAAATGGGAACGCTTTCTGGAGGACAAATCAAAAGAGTTGCCCTTGCAAAACTTCTCACCGAAACCAGAGCAGAACACAGACACGTCTTGCTGATTATGGACGAACCTACCAATCACCTAGACGTAGAAATGGTAGAATGGTTAGAAAATTATCTTTCTAAAGCCATGATTACTTTGCTTTTGGTAACGCACGACCGTTATTTTCTGGATTCTGTTTGCGACACCGTTTGGGAAATGGAAGACCAAAATCTGTATGTTCATAACGGAAGTTACGCAACTTATCTGGAAAACAAGATGATTCGAGAAGATAATCTGAACGCTACGATTGACAAAGCCAACAATCTTTACCGAAAAGAATTAGAATGGATGCGCCGTCAACCAAAAGCGAGAACCACCAAATCAAAATCTAGAATTGATGCGTTCTACGACACCGAAAAAGTTGCGAAAACCAATACCAAAAAGCAATCTCTGGAACTCGATTTTGAGATGAAAAGATTGGGAAAAAAGATTTTGGAACTCAAAAATATCAATAAAAGTTATGGAGATTTGGTTTTGCTCAAAGATTTTTCATATTCATTTCAACGAGGCGAAAAAGTAGGAATTGTAGGAAAAAATGGAGCAGGAAAATCTACACTTCTCAATATTATTCAAGGTTTAGAACCCAAAGATTCTGGCGAAATAGAAACGGGAGAAACCATAAAATTTGGTTATTTTTCGCAAAAAGGGCTTCAATATAATGAAGAAGAAAGAGTGATTGATTTTATCAAAAATATTTCTGAAAATTTCCCATTAGCGAACGGAAGAACCATTTCTGCATCGCAGTTTTTAAGAATTTTCTTGTTTGACGACCAAACGCAATATTCGCCGATTTCTAAACTTTCTGGTGGCGAAAAACGAAGATTGCACTTAATGTATGTGTTGTATCAGAATCCTAACTTCTTGATTTTTGATGAACCTACCAATGATTTAGACTTGCCAACATTGACGGTTTTGGAAAACTTTTTACAGAATTTCGCAGGTTGTCTCATCATTGTTTCTCACGACCGTTATTTTATGGATAGAATTGTAGACCATGTTTTGGCGTTTGAAGGCGATGGGAAAATCAAAGATTTTGTAGGGAATTTTTCGGAATATAGAGAATGGAAAAAGACTGAAATTGGAAGTCCAAAGTCTGACACTTCGACTCCGCTCAGTGTGACAAACCAACAACCAACAACCAACAACCAGCAACCAAAAAAGAAACTCTCTTTCAAAGAACAGCGCGAACTGGAAACGATAGAAAAAGAAATGCCTGAATTAGAAAAAAAACGTGCTGAAATTCTAGAAAAACTCAATAATCAAGCTCATTATGAGAAAATCGCGACACTTTCTGCAGAGCTGGAAAAAGTCTCTGAAAAACTAGAAGAATACGAGATGCGTTGGCTGGAATTACAGGAAATTCTAAATTAA
- a CDS encoding cbb3-type cytochrome c oxidase subunit I codes for MKLKNNIIGSWFIIIAIFSLFLGLVFGILGGLQHLYPNLLKDTLSFQKMRPLHTYLSINWIFTAATGIIYYYLPEVSGRKIYSEKLAKLQIALQILILVLVTVFFVLGKFGGREYLEFPPYIVILIVSSWLIFMYNFFMTVKPNYKTVPVYIWSWSTGLIFFLITTIEAQLWQLSFFNDNIIRDVTIQWKAMGSMVGSWNMLVYGTAMFAMEKISGDQKINQSKIAFFFYFLGLTNLMFNWGHHTYIVPASPTVKLIAYSISMTELLILANIIYSFRKTYLKANHQNHKLSFKILTYAEIWILLNLVLSISISIPAINFYTHGTHITVAHAMGSTIGINTLLLLASITLIVDDMAPHFLNWKRYNWSLLIFNLSLVIFWVCLVGMGLQKISEKLQNKSFYDMINALSIYFKIFTSSGAVLLLALIALLYPLFKFSWHSVTKKIQ; via the coding sequence ATGAAACTGAAAAATAACATCATCGGAAGCTGGTTTATTATCATTGCCATTTTTTCGCTTTTCTTAGGACTTGTTTTTGGGATCTTGGGAGGATTACAACATCTTTATCCTAATTTATTGAAAGATACATTGTCTTTCCAAAAAATGAGACCGCTTCATACTTATCTTTCTATCAACTGGATTTTTACAGCAGCAACAGGAATTATTTATTATTATTTACCAGAAGTTTCGGGTAGAAAAATTTATTCTGAAAAACTGGCAAAATTACAAATCGCTTTACAAATTTTAATACTAGTTTTGGTAACGGTTTTCTTTGTACTAGGAAAATTCGGAGGAAGAGAATATTTAGAATTCCCGCCATATATCGTGATTTTGATTGTGAGTTCTTGGTTGATTTTCATGTATAATTTCTTCATGACGGTAAAACCCAATTACAAGACCGTTCCTGTTTACATTTGGAGTTGGAGTACAGGTTTAATTTTCTTTTTGATTACTACAATAGAAGCTCAACTTTGGCAATTATCATTTTTTAATGACAATATCATTCGAGATGTAACCATTCAATGGAAAGCAATGGGTTCTATGGTAGGTTCTTGGAATATGCTGGTCTACGGAACCGCTATGTTTGCTATGGAAAAAATCTCTGGAGACCAAAAAATCAATCAATCTAAAATTGCATTTTTCTTTTATTTTCTTGGCTTAACGAATCTCATGTTCAACTGGGGACATCATACTTACATTGTTCCTGCTTCGCCAACGGTGAAACTGATTGCTTACAGTATCAGTATGACAGAATTGCTTATTTTGGCGAATATTATTTACTCTTTTAGAAAAACTTATCTAAAAGCGAACCACCAAAATCACAAGCTTTCGTTTAAAATTCTTACTTATGCGGAAATTTGGATTTTGCTCAACTTGGTTCTTTCTATTTCTATATCTATCCCTGCTATAAATTTCTATACGCACGGAACACATATTACAGTGGCGCATGCAATGGGTTCTACAATTGGCATCAATACTTTACTGTTATTAGCTTCAATCACTTTAATTGTAGATGATATGGCGCCGCATTTTTTAAATTGGAAAAGATACAATTGGAGTCTTTTGATTTTCAATTTATCATTGGTTATATTTTGGGTTTGTTTAGTCGGAATGGGACTACAAAAAATTTCTGAAAAATTGCAAAACAAGAGTTTTTATGACATGATTAACGCCTTGAGCATTTATTTCAAAATTTTCACCAGTTCCGGCGCTGTACTTCTTTTGGCACTGATAGCGCTACTCTATCCTTTGTTCAAATTTAGTTGGCACTCTGTGACAAAGAAAATACAGTAA